The stretch of DNA tcgaatttttaataatcGTTTTTCGTCTCTCGTTATTTTAAAGACTATTGCgttaccgtccacaacatatACGTAATAGCGaaacaagcgaaagtgcctagtCATCGAACCTAGTTACCGGCCGCGGCCGTCTCAGAATCCTTACAATATATCTATAGTTGAATCCCCCTTGGCAATCGACTTGGTATATTCCTGatccgccaaaaaaccctaCAGGGTGaaggtgacgcaagtccttgtgtctacttacaaaataattgagatcgctgagggtgatgcattctgcgcctgtccgcaaaagttttatcaacaaaatattgagtcaaaaatttttacagtgaacgacatctcaaatgtctcactgtaatttttttcagagaatgtcattgtgaatttgcaatgacacaataaaattctcagaaaaatttgacagtgagacatttgagatgtcgttcactgtagaaagaaaattttacaaaaaaaaaattgcgtcacaaaatgacttttttggtagtggacttgcgtcactccCACTTACTAATTTGCGGGTATGATTCGTGTAGTTCTGGAATTATGTCCTTAGAAGAACCTTGGAGGTCTGTAAGACTATTTCCACTTCGATGGACCAATTCTATATTGTTTTGTctgtaaattgattttaactCACGTGTTAAATGTGCTACACGTGTCTGGTCCATATACCATGCTGACCCTGGCAGCTTCTTATTCCATGGTTTCTTTTTCAAGTCGAAAACTTAGTTAAACGTTTTTCCGATCGTGTTTCCTCAATATACGGTCCACCGACTCCGTTTTACAGCCATTGATTCACCCTATGTCCAAGATTGTCGTTTTGGAGAAGTTAGTTTTCTGTATTCTTTCACCAACAATTTACCTATTTTCTCAGTTCGCGCATCATTATTCTACAATACAACGTCTTAGCATCCATCCCTCTCTTGCGTtacataatttttataatcGATCCCCTACTTAATTGCTGTATTTACATGGTTATCCTGCGTACTTATGCTTTTGTGTTGTATTAAACAGAGATTGTCGTTCTTTTCAGGGTTCTCTTCCTGGTACAACTTCTGCTACTTCAGTTAAAATACCACGCAGTGAACAATTACTATGTCAACAGATAAAATGTGCACCAGCGACCTGTTGTAAATACGGAGTTGTGAAACAAACTTTGCAGAATGGATTCCCACGATGCGAACGATGCAGAGAATTATCCGAATGTCCAATGGTCAAATGTGCAGCACCAACTGATTGCAAGTTTGGAGTTGTAAAAGACACCTTCGAAAATGGATGTCCGGGATGTGAAAGATGCAGAGAACTATCCGAATGTCCAATGGTCAAATGTGCAGCAGCGACTGATTGCAAGTTTGGAGTTGTGAAAGACACCTTAGAAAATGGATGTCCGGGGTGTGAAAGATGCAGAGAATTTTGGGAATGTCCACAGTTAAACTGTTTGGCAGTTGCTTGTGAATATGGAACAGTTCCAACATATTTCGACAATGGATGTCCCGGATGTGGAAGATGTAGAGAGTTGTCTGAATGTCCAATGGTCAAGTGTGCAGCAGCGACTGATTGCAAGTTTGGAGTTGTGAAAGACACCTTCGAAAATGGATGTCCGGGATGTGAAAGATGCAGAGAACTATCCGAATGTCCAATGGTCAAATGTGCAGCAGCGACTGATTGCAAGTTTGGAGTTGTGAAAGACACCTTAGAAAATGGATGTCCGGGGTGTGAAAGATGCAGAGAATTTTGGGAATGTCCACAGTTAAACTGTTTGGCAGTTGCTTGTGAATATGGAACAGTTCCAACATATTTCGACAATGGATGTCCCGGATGTGGAAGATGTAGAGAGTTGTCTGAATGTCCAATGGTCAAGTGTGCAGCAGCGACTGATTGCAAGTTTGGAGTTGTGAAAGACACCTTCGAAAATGGATGTCCGGGATGTGAAAGATGCAGAGAACTATCCGAATGTCCAATGGTCAAATGTGCAGCAGCGACTGATTGCAAGTTTGGAGTTGTGAAAGACACCTTAGAAAATGGATGCCCGGGGTGTGAAAGATGCAGAGAATTTTGGGAATGTCCACAGTTAAACTGTTTGGCAGTTGCTTGTGAATACGGAAAAGTTCCAACATATTTCGACAATGGATGTCCCGGATGTGGAAGATGCAGAGAATTATCCGAATGTCCAATGGTCAAGTGTGCAGCAGCGACTGATTGCAAGTTTGGAGTTGTGAAAGACACCTTCGAAAATGGATGTCCGGGATGTGAAAGATGCAGAGAACTATCCGAATGTCCAATGGTCAAATGTGCAGCAGCGACTGATTGCAAGTTTGGAGTTGTGAAAGACACCTTAGAAAATGGATGCCCGGGGTGTGAAAGATGCAGAGAATTTTGGGAATGTCCACAGTTAAACTGTTTGGCAGTTGCTTGTGAATACGGAAAAGTTCCAACATATTTCGACAATGGATGTCCCAGATGTGGAAGATGTAGAGAGTTGTCTGAATGTCCAATGGTCAAGTGTGCAGCAGCGACTGATTGCAAGTTTGGAGTTGTAAAAGACACCTTAGAAAATGGATGTCCGGGGTGTGAAAGATGCAGAAAATTATCCGAATGTCCGCAATTAGACTGTTTAGCTTGTGAATATGGAAGTATTCCAAAATACTTAGACAACGGTTGTCCTGGATGTGGTAAGTGCAAGGAGTTATCTGAATGTCAGAGTTAACTACTTAACCGTTTAATATAGGGATAAGTGAACTATGAACTATGAAATTGAATGTTGAGAAGTCCCTATCTGTAGTATACCATAAATATACGTTTTATACGTCCGTGTATGTGTACAACCAAAAGTTTCTTTCAAAtcgttttctaattttcaataatttcagcAATCTTATAATCCTGAATTTGCTCGCCACGCCGATTCTATGATTCCCGTGTTCGTCACAACTTCTAGTTTTGTTGATTATCGAGTCAAGATGTTTGAAGCTGGTGCTATCTGCCGATGGGGCTTGTGGGTCACTGAATGGTAGGAACAAGATCTCAGTCTGACTCATTAACTCTTAGCCTGTGGTTTTCGAGAATATTCTTCTTGTAAAACAGTTCCTGGACCTTAACGACGTTGGTCTAGCAAGTGAGACAGTAGCGAATAGTGCGCTCAGTAAGAGCTTTCGCTTTACTTCGGGTGTAAGAAAGTTAATGACAATGTTGAAGACAGTGAGCTGAGTGTGGAAATGCACTTAGAGTAACTGATAGCCGCAATGTTTTTGTACGATATGTCACCAGTGAAAAAATGACGATCAGCGTCATCTCCTAATATAACAACCTTGGACCATCGCAGCAATTTGCTACGATCTCGACCTGactgattttcaaaatgttttaattttcgCAGAATTGCTTTATTTTGTATCCAGAATACAACCAAATTCCGTTCTCTCGACTCGAACTAtcaaaaactataaaaatgtTGACCAGCTCTAATACATAAATATGAGACGTGTTAATATTCCGACGCAGCCTTTTCCTTCTATAATCAATGTTTAGCAGCTTGGATTGTTCGTGTATTtgtcaataataaatttgGTGAAGCGAATGTTGTTATTCAAAAACTGTCGCATCTCGTTCCCAACTTTTGACTTCCGTTTCAAATTGTAACACAATATGACTGCAGGAAGGGTCCTGACCAGACATACGAATTCCATAAGCCGGTTAAGCTACCTGCGGAGACTTTTGATGCTGTTAAGTCAAACCAATCCGGTTTCGAATAGGCTGACATCTTGTAACAGTAGCTAGTTTCAAGTGCAGCTACTACACAAATTAGCAGACAGATGGAGCCCTTCATTTTTCTGTAAGAAAGGAAGACAAAATAAATCTATGAACAGTAGCTCTACACATAGCAACGATAAAGAGAcctattccaatttttttgttctcctGTCTGTGATAGTAAAACAGCGCAGCAGTAAAGTTTGACAGCACaacaaaatgagaaatttgaattaggtgtCGTTCGCGACGTGGAGGAGGCCTAATTCATGGGGGAGACATTTTATGAgaaccaaagaaaaattggaattagTTCTATTTCGCGTTGCTGTGTGCATCTATACTTAGTTGAGCAAGTTAAAATGTTACCTTACTTATTAGAATTTTCTGCTGCTGGTCTTCTATTATCAAATGCTGAGGCAAAGGTTGATGAATGAATGTTTCGGTTCAAGCAATCCACGATATTTATACGTACGCCAATACGACATTTCTCTTTATCTATCATGTTTTCTAAAGAAACGTTGTTTTCGTTCGTTAATATATCGCATTCTGATAAGGATctgacgaaaatacaatcgttTTTATTGCTCAATGTGAATTAATTACTCATGCTCACCTTCATTGATACGTTTATTTTCCTACTGTTTTgataaacacaaaaacatGTTTTCGCAATGCAAATTTCAGAGAAAAAATGATGATGCGGCTCCGTGCGGCTCTGTGTTTAACAAAGACGCAATGTTTCTGGAgtaaaatttactttgttaAAAATTGTTCAGTTTAGATGATCGAGACGCAGAATGCGGCTCCTAGTGGATGTCAGTTTTGTAACACCTGCGTCACCTTCACCCTCTAACGACTTTTTTCACTGATCGATGTGGTACTATAAATGTCAAATGTACCCAAGTCTATTCGTCTCCCTTGAAGctgaaacaggctgaaaaagaagaagagtgTCAATTTCCGACACAGTCAGCCGTGAAATgatattttgacagaaaatgtatggactaTCTGTCATTATTTCACTGCTAGTCCCGGTTCATAGTACTTCTCACtaatggaattttgaaaaccgacacagtttctgtgaattttgcatttattttgatatgaagaaatcaaaaactcaagtaTAAgacacagaaacaaaaaatgtgttgcttttcaaaattccgcgcatgtaaatgaaaaacttcggttggatctttttttttctagcttggacttgcgtcacggtgCTTTACTAACGTGGACGAAGTGAACGCGGCCAAGTTGACATACGGTTTGTGTTTGGCAGGAAAGTAAAATGTAAAGTTTTAAGTGTTTTAAGCTGTTGTTTCTTTGCCGGTGAACATAATTATCAATATAAGACGTTCATCAACGCTAAGCACATGGAGTACAGTGATTAGCTCGGCAGGTTAATCAACAAATCGGACACGAAAATCAGAGCAGGAAACATAACCTCAACTCGCGCCAACACAGCATTATGATCAACTGATGGGCTTTGTATCAAGGATGTTGACAAccaattttgtttcgttcCCATGGATTGGTCCTTGAAGATTGCTTATCGAATGTCAACAAACCGGCGACTGTACATTTCATCCGAAATCTCCCAGTCAATGATCACAAAGTCAAACATTAATTCATCGCAACCCCAAATTTTGGTCGAACGCAACGATATGAAAGTTTCGCATggtttagattttcaattcatgATGACcgaacatttcattgaaatctcCCGGTCAATGGAAATCGAGTCGACTGCCTACCAACATATCAAAGGAACAGATCTACACCGGCTAGGCGGCTGGTCATATTTACCGTACACATCTCTTCAAGTAATTATTTTGTCATCGTTTCACATGGTCTCGTATCCCATTCGAATATGGCTGAACATTTCTTCGGAGATCTCCCAGTCAGGAAATCTGTGACCATCAGTGGAACTTGTCATTTGAAATCATGCTGGCCGGATGGAtaagaattttgaattgtttttacattgtcgatacaacattttgttgtattgtgcttttgtttgtattttgtgGTTTACAAGCCATTGGAATAAATACTAACGTGGCGacatgaaatttttactttattttaaaacattcTATATGGAGTTCCCGCCCATTTCAAACCTTCAATTAGTTCATTTGTACATGCTCAACATCGCcctcgcacccatttccaacttttactTTGCCTAAAACGCCCATGCGGCGCCAGATTTCTACCAAAAACGCGGCCCGACCCTAACCCAGTCCGACCCGCACCCGAACCCGATTCAATTTTTCTCGGACTTCGGATTATCTcgtttctaaaatttaattcgggtcgggctcgggtTATAAATTTGGAACATTATTGCTGAACAAAGttttacttcaaaaatttcagtttaaaaaatatttaactttaaacTTAAAAGTAATTGTCAACTTTcgagaaaaactgaaaaatctgtaggaaaattggaaaatcgcGGAAAGTTTTTCATGTCAAAATTTTGTAGCTTTCATTTAAGTTATCACAAGGTGTCCTACGTGCCACACAGCCTGAGAAATCACTCGACAAAGACACATCTGCACTTAAGCTTTAAAGAGACGAGGCGGAGCCAAGTGCAGCCTAAGATTTTGTCTCTTTTTCTAGAACCTATTGTTTCGATGCCCCCAACAATCTCCAATCACTTGATTTGTCCAACCCGCTCGGTAAGCGTTCTGTCCTTATCGACTCGACTAAAATTGGCGCGCCTAACAA from Bradysia coprophila strain Holo2 unplaced genomic scaffold, BU_Bcop_v1 contig_333, whole genome shotgun sequence encodes:
- the LOC119079747 gene encoding uncharacterized protein LOC119079747 isoform X1, whose translation is MRCNWLVVVTALVIQGSLPGTTSATSVKIPRSEQLLCQQIKCAPATCCKYGVVKQTLQNGFPRCERCRELSECPMVKCAAPTDCKFGVVKDTFENGCPGCERCRELSECPMVKCAAATDCKFGVVKDTLENGCPGCERCREFWECPQLNCLAVACEYGTVPTYFDNGCPGCGRCRELSECPMVKCAAATDCKFGVVKDTFENGCPGCERCRELSECPMVKCAAATDCKFGVVKDTLENGCPGCERCREFWECPQLNCLAVACEYGTVPTYFDNGCPGCGRCRELSECPMVKCAAATDCKFGVVKDTFENGCPGCERCRELSECPMVKCAAATDCKFGVVKDTLENGCPGCERCREFWECPQLNCLAVACEYGKVPTYFDNGCPGCGRCRELSECPMVKCAAATDCKFGVVKDTFENGCPGCERCRELSECPMVKCAAATDCKFGVVKDTLENGCPGCERCREFWECPQLNCLAVACEYGKVPTYFDNGCPRCGRCRELSECPMVKCAAATDCKFGVVKDTLENGCPGCERCRKLSECPQLDCLACEYGSIPKYLDNGCPGCGKCKELSECQS
- the LOC119079747 gene encoding uncharacterized protein DDB_G0274171-like isoform X2, producing the protein MRCNWLVVVTALVIQGSLPGTTSATSVKIPRSEQLLCQQIKCAPATCCKYGVVKQTLQNGFPRCERCRELSECPMVKCAAPTDCKFGVVKDTFENGCPGCERCRELSECPMVKCAAATDCKFGVVKDTLENGCPGCERCREFWECPQLNCLAVACEYGTVPTYFDNGCPGCGRCRELSECPMVKCAAATDCKFGVVKDTFENGCPGCERCRELSECPMVKCAAATDCKFGVVKDTLENGCPGCERCREFWECPQLNCLAVACEYGTVPTYFDNGCPGCGRCRELSECPMVKCAAATDCKFGVVKDTFENGCPGCERCRELSECPMVKCAAATDCKFGVVKDTLENGCPGCERCREFWECPQLNCLAVACEYGKVPTYFDNGCPGCGRCRELSECPMVKCAAATDCKFGVVKDTFENGCPGCERCRELSECPMVKCAAATDCKFGVVKDTLENGCPGCERCREFWECPQLNCLAVACEYGKVPTYLDNGCPGCGKCKELSECQS